The genomic DNA GCCGTAGCCGGTCGGCGAGAAGAATGCACCGATACCCGAGCCCGCTGCGCGGATGCGTTCGGCCAGGTTGCCTTGCGGTACCACTTCCAGCTCGATCTTGCCGGCCCGGTACAGTTCGTCGAAGACGTAGGAGTCGGACTGGCGCGGGAAGGAGCAGACCACCTTGCGCACACTGCCGGCTTTGAGCAGCGCGGCCAGGCCAATTTCTCCATTGCCGGCGTTGTTGCTGATGATGGTCAGGTCGCGGGTACCGGTATCGATCAGAGCATCGATCAGCTCGGACGGCATGCCGGCAGTGCCAAAACCACCGACCATGATGGTCGACCCGTCGGTGATGCCTTCCACCGCGCTGGCGATGGACTCATACGTTTTATTGATCAAAGCGAGCTCCTGGTTGTTCCTGGAGTATGGGTTGTGGGCCTGCCTGGCGCGCCCTTTGACATGGGGGCCAGTCAGCGCTTGGGAAATGTTTGCTGACTGTGCTAAGCGTGCCGCAAGATCGGGCACAAGTAGAGAGGGGGGAAGCGGATGGTGTGCGATTATCGAACTATTGTGCGATCTACGAGCGGGTCTTTTACGCTGTGGTCCATTTCATTGAGCATTTGATCAATGGCGGCGGGCCAGGGCCTCGCTGCCATTGATGTAATGTCGCGCCTGGCCTCAATCTTTTTTGAACGGGCCGTTCAGAAAGACGTCGGCTATCACCTCTATTACCCTACACGCCGGCAGCAAACGGCTGCCTTCAAGGTGGTTCTGGAAGCGCTCCGGAGCGAGGCGGTGCCTACATGAGGGCATTACGTTCTCCGGCTCTTCAGTGCCGGGAGAACTCGATCTTTACGTTGCCGTGCCCGAGTACCTGAACCAAGCCATCGGGGTTTTCAATCTTCCCGATTCGCGTGTAGGAGTAGGGTGTCTGGAACGTCTTGTAGAAGACCACCAGGGTCTTCGATCCATAGAGCATGAGGTCCCCAGCGGTGATCATTCCAGGGGCTTTGGGGTTCCCGGGAAGTGACACCATGAGATCCGCATGCTTTTCGTTGCTGTTGAGGTCGGCCATTGTGAGCGTCAGTGGTGCCAACGAGGCGAAGGCACGAGCCGTTTCGGTGTCATCCAGCGTGATCGTATAAAGATGCTCGCCTACTGCCAGCTGCATACGGGGGATCCGCTGCTGTAAATTCTCTTCGCCAATCCCTACCGTTAGAGGATCAGCTGCGCTGGCCGTGTTTGCGTGCGCCAAACCCAACACTGACAATCCGTACGCTAAAACAAGGTACCGCAGGTTAGCCCATCGAGAGGGCGCGGGTTTTTCGACTGTGAGCAGTAAAGACCTTCTGGGGATGTTCCTTGTCATTGCATATCCTTGCATCGCGAATTGGACGGTTTCCTGAGCGCTGGGCTCAGGGCACGCTGGGTGTGGAGGCAGCTGATCTTTCCGCGCTCAGGCGCAGTTCTGCGATATCGCGCTTTGGCGGTGTGCCGAACTGGCGCCCGTACTCGCGGCTGAACTGCGAGGGGCTTTCATAGCCGACCTTGAAGGCAGCGGTGGCGGCATCCAGATGCTCGTTGAGCATCAACCGTTTCGCCTCGTTCAACCTCAGCCATTTCTGGTATTGCAGCGGGCTCATAGCGGTCAGCTGGCGGAAATGCTGGTGGAAGGTCGAGAGTCCCATCTGCACTTGGGAGGCCAGCTCGTCCACTCGCAGCGGCGCGGCGTAGTTCAGCTTCATCCAGTCGATGGCCTTGGCGATTCGGTGGCCCTTGCTGCCCACGGAGGCGATGTAGCGCAGGAGGGGGGCCTGGTCACTCAGCAGCAAACGGTAGTGGATTTCCCGCTGAATGAGTGGCCAGAGCACAGGTATCGCATCGGGCTCCTCGAGCAGCTCGATCAGGCGGCTGAAGCTCTCCAGTAACTTCGGGCTCAATTCACCCACCCCAGCGCTGGTGTGAAAGGTCTGACCACTCACCGCAAGACGACCATCTTGTGCGATCAGTTCCGCCAGTGTGCGCAGGTCGAGCTTGAACACCAGGCCGAGGCAAGGGGCTTGCTCACTGGCCATCGTCACCGCCGAGTTAGCGGGGATGTTCAGCGAGGTGACCAGAAAGCGGCTCGTGTCGTAGGGGAAGACCTCGCTACCGATGACCATTTCCTTTGCGCCCTGCACCACCAGCACGATACTCGGCTCGACGATACAGGTAATCGGTGGGGCCGGCGCGTTACGCCGGTAGACGCTGAGGTCTGCGATGTGTGTCGTGAAGTCGCCAGCTGTGGGCGCGTGTGCGCCGATTACCTCGCACAGCGTGGCCAGCGGGTTCGCAGGGGGGCGCGGTTGTGTGGTGGCAGGCATGGGAAGCTTCCGATGATCTTGTGAAAAACATTACGGGCGCGTTGCGTCATCTGTCCATGCCCAGCCGGTACGAACTGGAGATTTAGGCAATAAAACTACCCGTTTGCTCTACTGATGAAGCGGTTTGTGCGACGAAGATGGCTATAGGCGAGGTGGCCAGTGTGCTCAGCAGAGCATGCCCCTCGCACCATTTCCATTTCGAGCAGACAGGAATGAGTGCATGAAGTCTTTGTTCGTAGCGTTTGCCTTGATGGCCAGTTCACTCACTGCAGGAGCCGCCGATATGTCCCATGGAGCCGACAATTTCTATAAGAGTGACCTGGTATCACTCGAACGGGTGTCCTTCAAAAACCAGTTTCAGATGAATACGGTCGGCAACCTGTTCGTTCCTGAAAATCTGAAACCCAATACCCGTCATCCCGCCATCATCGTCGGCCATCCGATGGGCGCGGTTAAGGAACAAAGCGCGAATCTCTACGCCCAGAAGCTGGCAGAGCAGGGCTTCGTCACCCTGGCAATCGATCTATCGTTCTGGGGGGAAAGTGACGGGCGTCCGCGTAACCTGGTATCGCCGGACATCTATGCCGAAGACTTCAGTGCGGCGGTCGACTATCTCGGTGCTCAGGGTTTCGTTGATCGCAACCGCATCGGCGTGTTGGGCATCTGCGGCAGTGGCAGCTTTGCCATCAGTGCGGCGAAGATTGATCCTCGAATGAAAGCCATTGCCACGGTCAGCATGTACGACATGGGCGCCGCCAATCGCAACGGCCTCAAGCACGCGGTAACAGTCGAGCAACGCAAGAAAGCCATTGCTGAAGCAGCAGCTCAGCGTGATGTCGAGTTTGCCGGCGGTGACACCCTGTACACCAGTGGCACGGTCGACAAGCTGACCGAGCACTCCAATGCCATCGAACGCGAGTTTTACGACTTCTACCGCACGCCACGGGGGGAGTTCACCCCCAAAGGGTTGTCGCCGCTTCTGACGACGCATCCCACGCTGACCAGTAATGTCCGGTTCATGAACTTCTACCCGTTCAATGACATCGAGACGATCTCGCCACGCCCAATGCTGTTCATCGCGGGAGAGGGCGCACACTCCCGTGAGTTCAGTGAAGAGGCGTATCGCCTTGCCGGCGAACCCAAGGAACTGGTGATCGTACCGGACGCTGGCCACGTCGATCTCTATGACCGCGTCGCATTGATTCCCTTCGGCAAGCTGACGTCTTTCTTTGGCGAACACCTCAAGTAACTGACGCCATCGCCAGGCCCAGCCTCTGCCCTGGGCCTGGGCACCTGCGTCTTTGAAATTGTTAAACCGAGATCCGTTATGAGCAGCCCTGCAATACACCTTCAACATACAAGCCGTCAGGTCTGGAGCGCTGTCCTGGCGATGTCGCTCTGTGCCTTCGCGCTGGTGGCTTCGGAGTTCCTGCCAGTGAGCTTGCTCACTCCGATAGCGTCCGATTTGTCACTCACTGAAGGCCAGGCTGGGCAGGCCATTTCCATCTCGGGTTTCTTTGCCGTCGTAACTAGCCTGATGCTGGCGTCCATGACCCAGGGGATCGACCGTAAGCCTGTCCTGTTGGCCACAACCGCGCTGATGCTGATTTCCGGGGGGATGGTGGCATTCGCTCCGAATTACCTGACATTGATGGTGGGGCGTGCCGTGCTAGGAATCGCGATCGGTGGGTACTGGTCGATGTCCACAGCGGTGATGATGCGCATCGCACCCGAACGGCTCGTTCCCAAGGCCATTGCCGTAATGCAGGGCGGTACCGCGTTGGCTACGGCAATCGCGGCGCCGGTCGGAAGCTACCTGGGCGGCATGATTGGCTGGAGAGGGGCGTTCTTTTGCGTCCTGCCGTTGGCCGCATTGGCTTTGATGTGGCAAGCCTTCACGCTGCCAGCGATGCCGAGCGAGCGCAAGGCCGCCTCAGCAACCGGATCCCTGCGTTTGCTGGCAGACTCCAGGGTCGCCCTCGGCATGGCGGCAGTTGCATTCCTGTTCATGGGGCAGTTCACACTGTTCACCTATCTGCGGCCCTTCCTGGAAACGGTCACGCATGTGGATGTGCCCACGCTCTCGCTTCTGCTGCTGGTAATCGGCGCCGCAGGGCTGGTCGGTACGATGGTAGTTGGCACGCTCGTTGGTCGATACCTGAACCGCGTTCTTCTGGGAGTACCGTTGATCATGACTGCCATCGCTTTCGCCGTGATCATGGTCGGTAGTTGGGTCGTTCCTGTCGCTGTTTTGCTCGGTATCTGGGGGCTGGTCTCTACCTGTGCTCCCGTGGGATGGTTCACCTGGTTGGCCAAGGCATTGCCGCACCAGGCGGAGGCCGGCGGTGGCTTGATGGTCGCAGTGATTCAGTTGGCCATCACTGCGGGTGCAACTGTGGGCGGAGTGCTGTACGACGGATTCGGCTATCAAGCCACATTCCTGGCCAGCGGTGTATTTTTGCTGGTGGCAACCGCGCTAAGTGCTGTCACTGATCGCAAGTTGCCAAGTACAAGTCCTACACCGCATGGAGCAAGCCAGTAAGCCGATGTGCCCGGCTTGACTTAATCGGCGGTATCCGTAGCGAATCCGATCATGCAGGTCGAGAATGGGCCCCTTGCGTCCCCTTTGACGCAATTTTGTTCTTCCTCCATCCCCTCAGGTTCATGAGGCACAGCACGACCTGCAGCACGATCAAAGCCCACGCTTGAGCGTGCAAGCCCCAGACCGACCACAGCAGGTTGCTGGCGATGAAGCAGCAGAACCCCACTTTACGCCGGCCGGGACGGCGCGAGCCTATACACCACGCTGCCAACACCGTGACAGCCATGGCGGGCCATTCCAACAAACCGATCCAGTCTTCCATCAGGCCCGATCCCAATCGTTTCGCTGCTGTTCACGCTCTGCGCAGGTCCGCAAAATTCAGCCTGCCAACGCTTTGATCAACTGCTCATTGAAGGCGGGAATATCGTCCGGCTGGCGGCTGCTGATCAGGTTGCCATCCACCACTACCTGTTCATCCACCCACGAGCCGCCGGCGTTGCGAATATCATCCTGCAAGGTCTTGTAGCTGGTCATCCGCTTGCCTTTGGCCAACCCGCTCGATACCAGCAGCCAGGCACCGTGGCAGATGACAGCCAGCGGTCTGCCTGCTGCGTCGTGGCTTTTCACCAGCTTTTGCGCGCCGGGAATCAAGCGAATCGTGTCGGAGTTCTGAACGCCGCCGGGCAGCACCAGGGCATCGTAAAGATCGAGCTGGGCACTCTCGAAAGTGGCATCCACGGCGAATTCGTCGGCGGGCTTGTCATGGTTCCAGCCGCGTACCGTACCTTCCTTTTCCCCCAGGATGTCGACCACCGCGCCGCTGTTTTCCAAAGCGTCACGAGGGCCGGTCAGTTCCACCTGCTCGAAGCCGTCGGTGACCAGAAAGGCCACACGCTTACCGTTCAGTTGCGCATTCATCATTCATCTCCTTTACCGATAGACCTTCAATAGGGGCCCGCGATGGCGGGCAAAGTTCCTGCTCGATGCTCAACGGTGTGCTTAACGGCGCCTGCGTTGCGAGCGGGTGACGGCCAGCCCTGCGATGACCCCGAGGGCTGCCGCCACGACCCACAACGGCATGTCGTTGCTGGATTTCCAGCCACCGTCCACGCTGCGCCGGCCACTCGGTGGCTCGAACAGGTTGCCGGAAGAAACCTCTGCATTGGGGCTGCGGCTCAAGGCCCTGCGAGTTAGCCACCCTGAAACCAGCGCCAGCCGCGGAACGACGTAGCTCGCCAGGTGGGCAAGGCGAGCGGCAGCGCCCACCGTGGTGTTGGCGCGTGGGGATATAGCGGTAGCTACCATGGCCTTGGCTACCCGCTCCGGGTCGTAGATCGGCCCGGGTGGCGTGAGCGCATGGCCGGTGTAATTGCCGCCATCCCTGAAGCCTGGGGTGTCCATGACCGCTGGATAAATGTCGCAGACGTGGATGTCGGGGAACTCCGTCAATTCTCCGCGCAGCGCTTCGGTCAGGCCGCGCAGGCCGAATTTGCTTGCCGAATAGGCCGCCGCGTAGGGCTGGGCAACCCAGCTTCCCAGGGACAGTGTGTTGATGAGGATGCCGCTGCGTTGGGCCTTGAAATAGGGAAGGGCCACGTGGGCCCCGCGCAGGTAACCGATCAGGTCGGTCTGAATGACCTGTTCATGTGCTTCCAGGGGCGTTTGCTCGAAGTTGCCCACCGCGCCAACGCCTGCGTTGTTGACCCAGATATCGATCCGGCCATGGCCAAATTCGGCCGCCTGCGTGGCCAGCGCTTGCACCTGATCGCTACGGGTGACGTCGGTGATGATTGCCACCGCGTCTGTTCCACAGTCGGTGCATTCGTCCAGCACATCGAACAACGCTTGCTCATCGCGTGCGGCGAGCACCAGCCGTGCGCCTTTGCAAGCGAAGGCATGCGCGGCAGCCCTGCCTATACCACTCGATGCGCCAGTGATGACCACGACTTTGCCGCGCAACGGGCCCTTTACCGGTGCTGGAGCTTCAGGTTCGTCAGGCTGTGAGGCTTGCTCGATGTTGCCAGCCGTAGGTAGGAGGGTATCACTGGGTGCTATCTTCGAGAGCTGCAGTGCAGTGCCGTCGACCAGCACCAGCTTCATGCCCTCAATGGTGCCCGCCACCCGCTCCGGGAAGGCCGGTTCACCTTGCGCATCCAGACTGTCATAGATGAACTTCGTCCCTTCAAGCCATCCGACTGCCGTGAGCAGCTCGGGGCCAAGGTAATACTTGCCGTCTTGAAAGAAGCCAGGGAACTGATGAGCGCGCTCGACGTTCTCCACGCAGTAGCGTTCGCCTGGTTTCATGCCTGTCGCTTGATCGATCATGGTAGAAACCCCTTCTCATGAATGCCTGCAATGTGTTGTGTGGCTAAGGCAGCTGAATGCTGCAGAGGCAGCAAAGTTCAGAGGAGAGGGCAGGCGGTATCAGCTAACGGTTGCGCAGCGTGTGCAGCGCTGGAGACCAGACAGCCCGATGCTCTGATTATCGAGCTGCTCGATTGCGATACCGCGCATCTGAAGTACTGGCTGAACAGCTTGGCCGCCAGCCACGCTACGGGCAGCTTGCTCTGTCAGTACCATGACCACCTCGGGCAGCAGGGTATTTAGCGCATTGCGGCACGGGAAAGTTTTGATCATGGCCTCTGTAAAGGGTTTCTTGGAACCAGCAGCGATATCACGCAGGGCATCAAGCGCGGTACGGGCCCATCCCC from Pseudomonas putida includes the following:
- a CDS encoding 3-oxoacid CoA-transferase subunit A, which gives rise to MINKTYESIASAVEGITDGSTIMVGGFGTAGMPSELIDALIDTGTRDLTIISNNAGNGEIGLAALLKAGSVRKVVCSFPRQSDSYVFDELYRAGKIELEVVPQGNLAERIRAAGSGIGAFFSPTGYGTLLSEGKETREIDGRQYVLEMPLHADFALIKAYKGDRWGNLIYRKAARNFGPIMAMAAKTAIAQVDQIVELGELDPEHIITPGIFVQRVVAVTGAASSIANAV
- a CDS encoding cyclophilin-like fold protein produces the protein MQLAVGEHLYTITLDDTETARAFASLAPLTLTMADLNSNEKHADLMVSLPGNPKAPGMITAGDLMLYGSKTLVVFYKTFQTPYSYTRIGKIENPDGLVQVLGHGNVKIEFSRH
- a CDS encoding AraC family transcriptional regulator, with amino-acid sequence MPATTQPRPPANPLATLCEVIGAHAPTAGDFTTHIADLSVYRRNAPAPPITCIVEPSIVLVVQGAKEMVIGSEVFPYDTSRFLVTSLNIPANSAVTMASEQAPCLGLVFKLDLRTLAELIAQDGRLAVSGQTFHTSAGVGELSPKLLESFSRLIELLEEPDAIPVLWPLIQREIHYRLLLSDQAPLLRYIASVGSKGHRIAKAIDWMKLNYAAPLRVDELASQVQMGLSTFHQHFRQLTAMSPLQYQKWLRLNEAKRLMLNEHLDAATAAFKVGYESPSQFSREYGRQFGTPPKRDIAELRLSAERSAASTPSVP
- a CDS encoding alpha/beta hydrolase, which codes for MKSLFVAFALMASSLTAGAADMSHGADNFYKSDLVSLERVSFKNQFQMNTVGNLFVPENLKPNTRHPAIIVGHPMGAVKEQSANLYAQKLAEQGFVTLAIDLSFWGESDGRPRNLVSPDIYAEDFSAAVDYLGAQGFVDRNRIGVLGICGSGSFAISAAKIDPRMKAIATVSMYDMGAANRNGLKHAVTVEQRKKAIAEAAAQRDVEFAGGDTLYTSGTVDKLTEHSNAIEREFYDFYRTPRGEFTPKGLSPLLTTHPTLTSNVRFMNFYPFNDIETISPRPMLFIAGEGAHSREFSEEAYRLAGEPKELVIVPDAGHVDLYDRVALIPFGKLTSFFGEHLK
- a CDS encoding MFS transporter, whose product is MSSPAIHLQHTSRQVWSAVLAMSLCAFALVASEFLPVSLLTPIASDLSLTEGQAGQAISISGFFAVVTSLMLASMTQGIDRKPVLLATTALMLISGGMVAFAPNYLTLMVGRAVLGIAIGGYWSMSTAVMMRIAPERLVPKAIAVMQGGTALATAIAAPVGSYLGGMIGWRGAFFCVLPLAALALMWQAFTLPAMPSERKAASATGSLRLLADSRVALGMAAVAFLFMGQFTLFTYLRPFLETVTHVDVPTLSLLLLVIGAAGLVGTMVVGTLVGRYLNRVLLGVPLIMTAIAFAVIMVGSWVVPVAVLLGIWGLVSTCAPVGWFTWLAKALPHQAEAGGGLMVAVIQLAITAGATVGGVLYDGFGYQATFLASGVFLLVATALSAVTDRKLPSTSPTPHGASQ
- a CDS encoding type 1 glutamine amidotransferase domain-containing protein, which codes for MNAQLNGKRVAFLVTDGFEQVELTGPRDALENSGAVVDILGEKEGTVRGWNHDKPADEFAVDATFESAQLDLYDALVLPGGVQNSDTIRLIPGAQKLVKSHDAAGRPLAVICHGAWLLVSSGLAKGKRMTSYKTLQDDIRNAGGSWVDEQVVVDGNLISSRQPDDIPAFNEQLIKALAG
- a CDS encoding SDR family oxidoreductase; translation: MIDQATGMKPGERYCVENVERAHQFPGFFQDGKYYLGPELLTAVGWLEGTKFIYDSLDAQGEPAFPERVAGTIEGMKLVLVDGTALQLSKIAPSDTLLPTAGNIEQASQPDEPEAPAPVKGPLRGKVVVITGASSGIGRAAAHAFACKGARLVLAARDEQALFDVLDECTDCGTDAVAIITDVTRSDQVQALATQAAEFGHGRIDIWVNNAGVGAVGNFEQTPLEAHEQVIQTDLIGYLRGAHVALPYFKAQRSGILINTLSLGSWVAQPYAAAYSASKFGLRGLTEALRGELTEFPDIHVCDIYPAVMDTPGFRDGGNYTGHALTPPGPIYDPERVAKAMVATAISPRANTTVGAAARLAHLASYVVPRLALVSGWLTRRALSRSPNAEVSSGNLFEPPSGRRSVDGGWKSSNDMPLWVVAAALGVIAGLAVTRSQRRRR